One window of the Petroclostridium xylanilyticum genome contains the following:
- a CDS encoding NAD(P)/FAD-dependent oxidoreductase, translating into MRTAIMGAGLSGLCCAYILEKYGYNFDIYENRSCVGDRFVNGEIIMEILDRPVQDIFSLLAKEYGLYLKAANVINKIIIKSPKETATIQDFIGYITIRGRHEQSLEKQIAANIKKRIIFNSDRTVEDLLKNYDKVVLATGDGSYSEKFNNYTAHVPVNLKGATIEGDFDPNTVIAWLNNNFAPQGYAYLIPFNQKEANVVIAYPNYEHNKKYYIDRLWDNLLNSFNFRFRITDQFQITDYQLGIAKKCKIDNIFFVGNCFGTTMPFLGFGQTGTILSGIYAGMDICGKSKYEREIKKLRNSYFDSLALRREMEKFNNNDYDRLVKLFNTKLGKKVFINKKVNFLKYAVKASKVLTSPHMSK; encoded by the coding sequence ATGCGTACAGCCATTATGGGCGCGGGTTTGTCCGGCTTATGCTGCGCATATATTTTAGAGAAATACGGATATAACTTTGACATATATGAAAATAGGAGTTGCGTTGGAGACCGGTTTGTTAATGGTGAAATCATCATGGAAATACTTGACCGCCCCGTTCAAGATATTTTTTCATTATTGGCAAAAGAGTACGGCTTGTACCTTAAAGCAGCGAATGTGATTAATAAAATAATCATTAAGTCTCCAAAAGAAACTGCAACAATTCAAGACTTTATCGGTTACATCACCATACGGGGAAGGCATGAGCAATCTTTAGAAAAGCAAATTGCTGCTAACATAAAAAAGAGAATTATTTTTAATAGTGATAGAACGGTGGAAGACCTCCTTAAAAACTATGATAAGGTAGTATTAGCTACAGGAGATGGAAGTTATTCCGAGAAATTTAACAATTATACTGCTCACGTTCCTGTCAACCTTAAAGGCGCTACAATCGAAGGAGATTTTGATCCTAACACTGTAATCGCATGGTTAAACAATAATTTTGCCCCACAGGGATATGCGTATTTAATCCCATTTAACCAGAAGGAAGCAAATGTAGTAATTGCTTACCCTAATTATGAGCATAATAAAAAGTATTATATAGACCGGCTGTGGGACAATTTGTTAAACAGCTTTAACTTTAGATTTCGAATAACCGACCAGTTCCAGATTACGGACTACCAGCTAGGTATCGCTAAGAAGTGTAAGATAGACAATATCTTTTTTGTGGGTAACTGTTTTGGTACCACTATGCCATTTCTGGGATTCGGACAGACAGGAACCATACTGAGCGGGATATATGCCGGTATGGATATATGCGGTAAAAGTAAATATGAAAGGGAAATTAAAAAGCTAAGGAATAGTTACTTTGACTCTCTGGCACTGAGGCGCGAAATGGAAAAATTCAATAATAATGACTATGACAGGCTGGTGAAGCTTTTCAATACAAAATTAGGAAAAAAAGTATTTATTAATAAGAAGGTTAACTTTCTTAAATATGCTGTCAAGGCATCTAAGGTCCTTACAAGTCCTCATATGTCAAAATAG